The following proteins come from a genomic window of Sphingosinicella flava:
- a CDS encoding TonB-dependent receptor plug domain-containing protein → MLYTTKTISHYPSAASRSCLQGHKRSSGFRLPATASCHSGEQMRKSQIARLRTGVALSTIVLAGSLFATPALAQDASTSVTADIADTQDDQSAQNDIVVTGTIFRQSDPQTALPVTIVTAENLERAGITNVTDAIRSVSADGAGSIGNGFTSGFSAGGAAVSLRNLGVSSTLILVDGLRSTNFPLSDDGHNSYVDLNSIPLVNVEQVQVLKDGASSLYGADAIGGVVNIITRKQMVGLKAGGEAGVTQKGDGQKYRAHLLAGFGDYDAQGFNFYIGGDYEYGGRISANSRGFPFNTLDLSSIGGVDNNRADDTLTTATTDAIVTRVTQTDLNNPLAGSVTNATTPAIFTSLTPLANCQFGTYSENTASRVGTACRHDNTREYAQITPLQERYDFVARASLRLSDSVEGYLAGSYAHNRVDIISPPRAIRQTQAFGGAPATSTSNPGIVLPVYICSAGVNCATAADRRLNPNNPYAAAYANNPAAGAARIYYLFGDVRSGSTRNNEVFRFTGGLHGSFDDTWDWNVETGYSRANLDLTQYGWANLNGLIRAINTGSYNFVNPSLNTEEVRNSVAPPITARSNSSEFTVDATVSRSLFTLQGGDAKIAVGGQYRKEKLTNNSANPNLDVPGLSTAQAYGDRSVYAGFFEVELPLLDSLDVNVSGRYDHYSTDIGRFSPKATAKFQPIEQIAIRGSYSEGFRAPTFAEADPRSSYSGFVGFTPNAAFRAAHPNNSSYTTAYSLGRGYVGNPDIKPETARSFTLGAIFEPTPWLSLTADYFNVKKSNLIVTGPQTSDAINAYYSVANQTFASADAAAAAGCARVAAVGAGYSCNVVDGADPFSPNALPRLLVVNAPYVNANYLIISGLEFTADARVRLSDNLRWESRVDAQTTLKYNLHPETGAVQRYAGTVGPEDLSSGGGTPRWRANWQNTFVSGPFELSLTTYYVGRIKAVAADQASSVNGDISCAAAIYKAPDGSDKFCYVKSFIYSDLNMTYRVNDQFSFYGIVGNVTNARAPLFANTAYPSQVNTLTSWHAPGLIGRTFRAGVNFEF, encoded by the coding sequence GTGCTTTACACGACTAAAACAATCTCGCATTATCCATCGGCTGCCTCGAGATCATGTTTGCAGGGCCATAAGCGAAGCAGTGGGTTTCGGTTGCCTGCAACCGCATCATGCCATTCGGGGGAACAGATGAGAAAAAGTCAAATTGCACGGCTGCGTACTGGCGTAGCCTTGTCCACGATCGTGCTCGCAGGGTCGCTTTTCGCGACGCCCGCACTCGCTCAAGACGCTTCGACAAGCGTCACGGCCGATATAGCTGACACGCAGGACGACCAGTCCGCTCAAAACGATATCGTCGTCACCGGCACGATCTTTCGCCAGTCCGACCCGCAAACCGCTCTGCCGGTGACGATCGTCACCGCCGAAAACCTGGAGCGCGCCGGCATCACCAACGTGACCGACGCCATCCGCTCGGTCTCCGCCGACGGCGCGGGCTCGATCGGCAACGGCTTTACCAGCGGTTTCTCGGCTGGCGGTGCTGCCGTTTCGCTGCGCAACCTCGGCGTCTCGTCGACCTTGATCCTGGTCGATGGGCTGCGCTCGACGAACTTTCCGCTCAGCGACGATGGTCACAATTCCTATGTCGACCTCAACAGCATCCCACTGGTCAACGTCGAACAGGTTCAGGTTCTTAAAGACGGCGCATCGTCGCTTTACGGCGCGGACGCGATCGGCGGTGTGGTCAATATCATCACGCGCAAGCAAATGGTGGGACTGAAGGCTGGCGGAGAAGCCGGCGTGACCCAGAAGGGCGATGGCCAGAAATATCGCGCGCATCTCCTTGCCGGTTTCGGAGACTACGACGCCCAGGGCTTCAACTTCTATATCGGCGGCGACTATGAATATGGCGGTCGCATTTCCGCCAATTCGCGCGGTTTCCCCTTCAATACGCTCGATCTGAGCTCGATTGGGGGCGTCGACAACAATCGCGCGGACGACACGCTGACGACCGCCACCACCGACGCGATTGTCACGCGCGTGACGCAGACCGATCTGAACAATCCGCTTGCCGGCTCGGTCACGAACGCGACCACCCCGGCGATTTTCACCTCGCTCACCCCTCTCGCGAACTGCCAGTTCGGCACCTATTCTGAGAACACGGCCTCGCGCGTTGGCACGGCGTGCAGACATGACAATACCCGGGAATATGCGCAGATCACGCCCTTGCAGGAGCGTTACGATTTTGTCGCGCGGGCGAGCCTTCGCCTCAGCGACAGCGTCGAAGGCTATCTTGCGGGAAGCTATGCGCACAATCGGGTCGATATCATCTCGCCGCCGCGTGCGATCCGTCAGACCCAGGCATTCGGCGGCGCTCCGGCGACTTCGACGAGCAACCCGGGCATCGTGCTGCCGGTCTATATCTGTTCGGCGGGCGTCAATTGCGCGACTGCAGCGGATCGCCGGCTTAACCCGAACAATCCTTATGCGGCCGCTTACGCCAACAACCCGGCTGCGGGTGCCGCGCGTATTTACTATCTGTTTGGCGATGTCCGCTCGGGCAGCACGCGCAACAATGAAGTGTTTCGCTTCACAGGCGGCCTGCACGGAAGCTTCGACGACACCTGGGACTGGAATGTCGAGACGGGCTACTCGCGCGCCAACCTGGATTTGACGCAATATGGCTGGGCCAATCTCAACGGCTTGATCAGGGCGATCAACACCGGCTCGTACAATTTCGTCAATCCGAGCCTCAATACCGAGGAAGTGCGCAACTCGGTCGCTCCTCCGATCACCGCGCGTTCGAATTCGAGCGAGTTCACCGTGGACGCCACGGTCAGCCGTAGCCTCTTTACACTCCAAGGCGGCGACGCGAAAATCGCCGTCGGCGGCCAGTATCGCAAGGAGAAGCTGACCAACAACAGCGCCAACCCGAACCTGGACGTGCCCGGCCTATCGACCGCGCAGGCCTATGGCGACCGGTCCGTCTATGCGGGCTTTTTCGAGGTCGAGCTTCCATTGCTGGATTCGCTCGATGTCAACGTGTCGGGTCGTTACGATCATTATTCGACCGACATCGGCCGCTTCTCGCCGAAAGCGACAGCGAAGTTCCAGCCGATCGAGCAGATTGCGATTCGCGGTTCTTACTCTGAAGGCTTCCGGGCGCCGACATTCGCGGAAGCGGACCCGCGCAGCTCTTATTCCGGCTTTGTCGGCTTCACGCCGAACGCCGCCTTCCGGGCCGCGCATCCCAACAATTCGTCTTACACCACAGCATACAGCTTGGGCCGCGGTTATGTCGGCAACCCGGATATCAAGCCGGAGACTGCCCGCAGCTTTACCTTGGGAGCCATTTTCGAGCCGACTCCCTGGCTGAGCCTGACGGCAGACTATTTCAACGTGAAAAAGTCGAACCTGATCGTGACCGGTCCGCAAACGTCGGATGCGATCAATGCTTATTACTCGGTCGCCAACCAGACCTTCGCTTCGGCTGACGCAGCCGCTGCGGCAGGTTGCGCCAGAGTCGCAGCGGTCGGTGCCGGCTATTCGTGCAACGTGGTCGATGGGGCCGATCCTTTCTCGCCCAATGCGTTGCCGCGTCTGCTCGTCGTAAATGCGCCTTATGTGAACGCGAACTATCTCATCATCTCCGGACTGGAATTCACCGCCGACGCGCGCGTGCGTCTCAGCGACAATCTGAGGTGGGAGAGCCGGGTCGACGCGCAAACGACACTCAAATACAATCTCCACCCTGAAACCGGCGCGGTTCAGCGCTACGCCGGCACCGTCGGTCCGGAAGATTTGTCCTCTGGTGGCGGCACCCCGCGGTGGCGCGCCAATTGGCAGAATACCTTCGTGTCCGGTCCGTTCGAACTCAGCCTGACGACCTATTATGTCGGTCGAATCAAGGCGGTTGCCGCTGACCAGGCCAGCTCGGTCAACGGGGACATTTCCTGCGCAGCGGCGATTTACAAAGCCCCGGACGGCAGCGATAAATTCTGCTATGTCAAAAGCTTCATCTATTCCGACTTGAACATGACGTACCGGGTGAACGATCAGTTCAGCTTCTACGGCATCGTCGGCAACGTGACGAACGCGCGGGCGCCGCTGTTTGCGAACACGGCTTACCCGAGCCAGGTGAACACGCTGACGTCGTGGCATGCGCCGGGCCTGATCGGCCGGACGTTCCGGGCTGGTGTGAACTTCGAGTTCTGA
- a CDS encoding LuxR C-terminal-related transcriptional regulator — protein MKRISGDKNLTQSSFYSAKAQNPKPGHVGEELEFVANVERAPYLTAREKQVLEWVACGWSSKQIAILCKNAPRTIEAHIANLMRKMSARNRAHLILLAMQCGVLTTAVPPASDCSQCDKKAVERLALTK, from the coding sequence ATGAAAAGGATTTCAGGAGACAAGAACCTGACCCAATCCAGTTTCTATTCCGCCAAGGCGCAAAATCCTAAGCCCGGGCATGTTGGCGAGGAATTGGAATTTGTGGCGAATGTCGAACGCGCGCCTTATTTAACGGCTCGGGAGAAGCAGGTGCTGGAATGGGTCGCATGCGGCTGGTCATCCAAGCAGATCGCCATTCTGTGCAAAAACGCGCCGAGAACCATCGAGGCCCACATCGCCAATCTCATGCGCAAGATGTCCGCCAGGAACAGGGCGCATTTGATATTGCTGGCGATGCAATGTGGCGTTCTGACAACCGCGGTCCCGCCCGCCTCCGATTGCTCTCAGTGCGACAAAAAGGCTGTAGAGCGGCTTGCGTTGACGAAGTGA
- a CDS encoding Crp/Fnr family transcriptional regulator, translating into MDRVELHLRQILVNPGEPIKEVYFLEGGLCSIVTAREDEEEVEVGIFGREGMSGSALLLAAEASPHRFFMQVNGNTALRLNAGALLDACRKSHSLHAQLLRFAQVMTVQAAETAATNAHYTLPERLARWLLMCHDRMDGDQISLTHEFMATMLGVRRSGVTVTLHSLEGEGAIKTRRGMICIIDRDRLEALAGAAYGAAEAEYERLIGPLSRSSKKAGTAGQGKSHERL; encoded by the coding sequence ATGGATCGGGTTGAGCTTCACCTGCGCCAGATTCTGGTCAACCCGGGCGAGCCCATCAAGGAGGTTTATTTCCTTGAAGGCGGTTTGTGTTCGATCGTCACGGCCCGGGAAGATGAGGAGGAGGTCGAAGTCGGCATTTTCGGCCGGGAGGGAATGTCGGGGTCGGCTTTGCTCCTCGCGGCGGAAGCGAGCCCGCATCGTTTCTTCATGCAGGTGAATGGCAATACCGCCCTCCGTCTCAACGCAGGCGCGCTCCTCGATGCGTGCCGCAAAAGCCACAGTCTTCATGCGCAGCTTCTGCGGTTTGCGCAGGTCATGACCGTCCAGGCCGCGGAAACGGCCGCAACCAATGCCCATTACACCCTTCCGGAGCGGTTGGCGCGCTGGCTTCTCATGTGCCATGATCGCATGGACGGCGACCAAATCAGCCTGACCCATGAATTCATGGCGACCATGCTCGGGGTTCGCCGCTCTGGCGTGACGGTGACATTGCACAGCCTGGAGGGAGAGGGCGCGATCAAGACACGGCGCGGCATGATCTGCATTATCGACCGCGACCGCTTGGAGGCGCTGGCGGGCGCAGCCTATGGCGCTGCGGAAGCCGAATATGAGAGGTTGATCGGACCGCTTTCACGCTCCTCGAAGAAAGCCGGAACCGCAGGGCAAGGAAAATCCCATGAGCGATTATGA
- a CDS encoding Crp/Fnr family transcriptional regulator has product MPFPSQSFTRNRLLSSLSPEDFLLLQPQLERVQLQLRDPLVTAGQAIKHIHFLEGGIGSVVTERDGNEVETGLFGREGMSGATTLLGSDTTPLRSYMQIGGATSLRIPHASLQTALGQSETLHVHMLRYLQTFALQVARTAMSNALGTLPERLARWLLMCHDRVDGDEIALTHEFMAMMLAVRRAGVTVTLHALESSGAIRARRNLVIIRDRTQLEDIAGESYGMAEAEYRHLIGPFGKSQ; this is encoded by the coding sequence ATGCCTTTCCCCAGCCAGTCCTTTACGCGAAACCGCCTCTTGAGCAGTTTGTCTCCCGAAGATTTCCTTCTTCTTCAGCCGCAGCTGGAGCGAGTGCAGCTGCAATTGAGGGATCCACTGGTTACAGCGGGCCAGGCCATAAAGCACATCCACTTTCTGGAAGGTGGAATAGGTTCGGTCGTCACGGAGCGCGATGGGAATGAAGTAGAGACAGGGCTTTTCGGGCGTGAAGGGATGTCGGGCGCCACGACTCTCCTTGGCTCCGACACCACCCCGTTGCGATCCTACATGCAGATCGGCGGCGCCACTTCGCTTCGCATCCCGCATGCTTCCTTGCAAACCGCGCTGGGGCAAAGCGAAACACTGCACGTTCACATGCTGCGCTACCTTCAGACCTTTGCCTTGCAAGTCGCTCGAACGGCGATGTCCAATGCGCTCGGCACATTACCCGAACGCTTGGCGCGGTGGCTCCTCATGTGCCACGACCGGGTCGACGGCGATGAAATCGCACTCACCCATGAATTCATGGCGATGATGCTCGCCGTTCGCCGCGCGGGCGTAACGGTGACGCTTCATGCCCTGGAAAGTAGCGGCGCCATTCGCGCGCGCCGTAACCTTGTCATCATCCGAGACCGCACTCAGCTGGAAGACATTGCCGGAGAATCCTATGGCATGGCGGAGGCCGAATATCGGCACCTGATCGGACCTTTCGGAAAATCGCAATAG
- a CDS encoding EVE domain-containing protein, with product MAYWLMKSEPGTYSWADLVRDGGTDWDGVRNPAARLHLRAMKPGDEAFFYHSADERAVVGIMRIAGEAEPDGPDGAWAKVRVEPVRPLGPVTLKAIKAQPMLAAMELIRQSRLSVSPVRDEEWAAIVDMAGG from the coding sequence ATGGCCTATTGGCTGATGAAGTCGGAGCCCGGCACCTACAGCTGGGCCGACCTCGTCCGTGACGGCGGCACGGATTGGGACGGCGTCCGCAACCCCGCCGCGCGCCTGCACCTGCGCGCCATGAAGCCGGGCGACGAAGCCTTTTTCTACCATAGCGCCGACGAGCGCGCGGTGGTCGGCATCATGCGCATCGCGGGCGAGGCGGAGCCGGACGGCCCGGACGGCGCCTGGGCCAAGGTCCGGGTGGAGCCGGTCCGCCCCCTCGGCCCCGTCACGCTGAAGGCGATCAAGGCGCAGCCCATGCTCGCCGCGATGGAGCTCATCCGCCAGTCGCGCCTGTCGGTAAGCCCTGTGCGGGACGAGGAGTGGGCGGCGATCGTGGACATGGCGGGCGGCTGA
- a CDS encoding cytochrome b, producing the protein MATVPDAVPQEGALLRYNNGAVALHWITAVLILAQVYVGFTFHDLPRGPLRGEWFMWHKTLGAAILVLGIARLVWRLTHRPPPYPPELPRWERLAAVWNHRAFYLLIIALPLTGLAAVSGGADEATTKLAGGVPLPLIPGLSEAFGDAMGETHEILVKLTIALLILHVGAALKHQFIDKSRAAGRMPPFRSPDRTPTCEAD; encoded by the coding sequence ATGGCGACCGTTCCCGATGCCGTGCCGCAGGAAGGCGCGCTTTTGCGCTATAATAATGGCGCGGTGGCGCTGCACTGGATCACCGCGGTCCTGATCCTCGCGCAAGTCTATGTCGGTTTCACCTTCCACGATCTGCCGCGCGGGCCGTTGCGGGGCGAATGGTTCATGTGGCACAAGACGCTCGGCGCCGCGATCCTGGTCCTCGGCATAGCCCGCCTGGTCTGGCGCCTGACGCATAGACCGCCCCCCTATCCGCCCGAACTGCCGCGCTGGGAGCGGCTCGCGGCGGTGTGGAACCACCGCGCTTTCTACCTCCTCATCATCGCCCTGCCGCTGACCGGCCTCGCCGCCGTCTCGGGCGGAGCCGATGAAGCGACCACGAAGCTCGCGGGAGGCGTCCCGCTGCCGCTCATTCCGGGCCTCTCCGAAGCATTTGGCGATGCAATGGGCGAGACGCACGAGATCTTGGTCAAGCTCACCATCGCCCTCCTCATCCTCCATGTCGGCGCGGCGCTGAAGCATCAGTTCATCGACAAGAGCCGCGCGGCGGGCCGCATGCCCCCGTTCCGCAGCCCCGACCGCACGCCCACCTGCGAAGCCGACTGA
- a CDS encoding LytR/AlgR family response regulator transcription factor, whose product MLNILIVEDEPLLARTLKQLVELNPRYIVTAVADDVDSAIAAVEDRRPDLALVDLQLARGSTGFSVAAKLAEMDIACLFTSGKAPPFPMPDLALGCLAKPFAEEDLVRALKTAEDLIRGRERLRPSLPAALSLYKAEEPLPAPGDEWVPDVPDRRPLWVRIRKLFQRFRTPKSALPV is encoded by the coding sequence GTGCTGAACATTCTCATTGTCGAAGACGAACCATTGCTGGCGAGAACGCTGAAACAGCTGGTCGAACTCAATCCGCGCTATATCGTCACCGCCGTCGCCGACGATGTGGACAGCGCCATCGCGGCGGTGGAGGACAGGCGGCCCGATTTGGCGCTGGTCGACCTGCAGCTGGCGCGCGGCTCCACCGGGTTCAGCGTCGCGGCCAAGCTCGCGGAAATGGACATCGCCTGCCTGTTCACCAGCGGCAAGGCGCCGCCCTTTCCGATGCCCGATCTGGCGCTCGGCTGCCTCGCCAAGCCGTTCGCGGAGGAGGATCTGGTGCGGGCGCTGAAGACGGCCGAAGATCTGATCCGGGGGCGGGAACGGCTGCGGCCGAGCCTTCCGGCCGCGCTCAGCCTCTACAAAGCGGAGGAGCCGCTGCCCGCGCCCGGAGACGAATGGGTGCCAGACGTGCCGGACCGCCGGCCCTTGTGGGTGCGCATCCGCAAGCTGTTCCAGCGGTTCCGGACGCCGAAATCGGCGCTGCCGGTTTGA
- a CDS encoding 3-hydroxyacyl-CoA dehydrogenase NAD-binding domain-containing protein: MSPISTKRHGDILIVTSNNPPVNALGHAVRQGLVAAIEEADADDAVKAVVIRCEGQTFFAGADVSEFGTPKAFEAPMLPQVVDRIENCTKPVVAAIHGTALGGGLEVALACHYRVAVPTAKLGVPEVKLGLLPGAGGTQRLPRVVGVQKALEMTTSGTPIGAKEAFALGLVDRLIEGDLEQHSVAYADEVKEVRPLQKTSERDDKLAEARANPGIFEEFRKANARKMRGFDAPEANIKAVQAAVEKPYAEGVLEERRLFMELMSGKQAKAQQYFFFAERKASKIEGLPEDTKPRDIKRVGVIGAGTMGGGISMNFLSAGIPVTIVEMQQEALDRGTGIMRKNYEATAAKGRMTAEQVDGAMGLLKPTLNFDDLAECDLIIEAVFENMDVKKDVFSRLDKIAKPGAILASNTSYLNIDEIAAVTSRPQDVVGLHFFSPANVMKLLEIVRGAKTAPDVLVTAMQLSKKIKKVAVVAGVCYGFIGNRMLIPRQTQAMQLLLEGATPEQVDRVHVEFGMPMGPFQMADLAGVDIGWHRDPNRIENIRDALCAIDRWGQKKGAGFYDYDDKRRPSPSPTVQEIIEQFRAKEGITPRDISDQEIMERTIYTMVNEGAKILEEGMAQRASDIDVVWVYGYGWPVYRGGPMHWADGEGLQKIVDALKGQQERLGSDFTLSNLLVQKAQAGEKFTR, from the coding sequence ATGAGCCCCATTTCCACCAAGCGCCACGGCGACATCCTGATCGTCACGTCGAACAATCCGCCGGTCAACGCGCTCGGCCACGCCGTCCGCCAGGGCCTGGTCGCCGCGATCGAGGAAGCCGATGCCGACGACGCCGTGAAAGCCGTCGTCATCCGTTGCGAAGGTCAGACCTTCTTCGCGGGCGCCGACGTCTCCGAATTCGGCACGCCCAAGGCGTTCGAAGCGCCGATGCTGCCGCAGGTCGTCGACCGGATCGAGAATTGCACCAAGCCGGTGGTGGCTGCGATCCACGGCACGGCGCTTGGCGGCGGCCTCGAAGTCGCGCTCGCCTGCCATTATCGCGTTGCGGTGCCGACGGCGAAGCTCGGCGTTCCGGAAGTGAAATTGGGCCTGCTCCCCGGCGCGGGCGGCACGCAGCGCCTGCCGCGCGTCGTCGGCGTCCAGAAGGCGCTGGAGATGACGACCAGCGGCACCCCGATCGGCGCCAAGGAGGCCTTTGCCCTCGGCCTCGTCGACCGGCTGATCGAGGGCGATCTTGAGCAGCATTCCGTCGCTTATGCCGACGAGGTGAAGGAAGTCCGCCCGCTCCAGAAGACCAGCGAACGTGACGACAAACTCGCCGAAGCCCGCGCCAATCCCGGCATCTTCGAGGAATTCCGCAAGGCCAATGCCCGCAAGATGCGCGGCTTCGATGCGCCGGAAGCCAATATCAAGGCCGTGCAGGCGGCCGTCGAAAAGCCCTATGCCGAAGGCGTGCTCGAGGAACGCCGCCTGTTCATGGAACTGATGAGCGGCAAGCAAGCCAAGGCCCAGCAATATTTCTTCTTCGCCGAGCGCAAGGCTTCGAAAATCGAGGGCCTGCCCGAAGATACCAAGCCCCGCGACATCAAGCGCGTCGGCGTGATCGGCGCCGGCACGATGGGCGGCGGCATTTCGATGAACTTCCTTTCCGCCGGCATCCCCGTCACCATTGTCGAGATGCAGCAGGAAGCGCTCGACCGCGGCACGGGCATCATGCGCAAAAATTATGAAGCGACCGCTGCCAAGGGCCGCATGACCGCGGAACAGGTGGACGGCGCGATGGGCCTGCTGAAGCCCACATTGAACTTCGACGATCTCGCCGAATGCGACCTCATTATCGAGGCGGTGTTCGAGAATATGGACGTGAAGAAGGACGTCTTTTCGCGCCTCGACAAGATCGCCAAGCCAGGGGCGATCCTCGCGTCCAACACCTCTTATCTCAACATCGACGAGATCGCAGCCGTCACCTCGCGGCCGCAGGATGTGGTCGGCCTCCACTTCTTCTCGCCCGCCAACGTGATGAAGCTCCTCGAAATCGTGCGCGGGGCGAAGACCGCGCCAGACGTGCTGGTCACCGCCATGCAGCTTTCGAAGAAGATCAAGAAAGTCGCGGTCGTCGCGGGCGTCTGCTACGGCTTCATCGGCAACCGCATGCTGATCCCGCGCCAGACGCAGGCGATGCAATTGCTCCTCGAAGGCGCGACGCCGGAGCAGGTGGACCGCGTCCATGTCGAATTCGGCATGCCGATGGGGCCGTTCCAGATGGCCGACCTCGCGGGCGTCGATATCGGCTGGCACCGCGACCCCAACCGCATCGAAAATATCCGCGACGCGCTCTGCGCCATCGACCGCTGGGGCCAGAAGAAGGGTGCGGGCTTCTACGATTATGACGACAAGCGCCGCCCCTCGCCCTCCCCCACGGTGCAGGAGATCATCGAGCAGTTCCGTGCCAAGGAAGGCATCACCCCGCGCGACATTTCGGATCAGGAGATCATGGAGCGCACCATCTACACGATGGTCAACGAAGGCGCGAAGATCCTGGAAGAAGGCATGGCCCAGCGCGCGTCCGACATCGACGTCGTCTGGGTCTATGGCTATGGCTGGCCCGTCTATCGCGGCGGCCCGATGCACTGGGCGGACGGGGAAGGCCTGCAGAAGATCGTCGATGCCCTGAAAGGCCAGCAGGAGCGGCTGGGCAGTGACTTCACCCTTTCCAACCTCCTCGTTCAGAAGGCGCAAGCGGGCGAGAAATTCACGCGCTAA
- a CDS encoding SDR family NAD(P)-dependent oxidoreductase: MKLANKVAIITGAGSGIGKASAKLFAEEGAKVICADIKSHEGTAAEIGDAAIAMEADAGSEADVKRLVDEAVARFGGLDIMFANGGISGGLKGLFDQTPEDWAEILRVNLIGPFLAIKHAAPVIKERGGGSIICTASVAGIRAGAGGPAYSASKAGVINLVKTGAAQLVGSNVRVNAICPGLIETGMTQMIYEHARDRGKEDKIGRFNPLQRGGEPIEIARAALYLASEESSYVNGHALVVDGGLAASYPFTKLLYGQTAF, encoded by the coding sequence GTGAAACTCGCAAACAAGGTCGCCATCATCACCGGCGCAGGCTCCGGCATCGGCAAGGCGAGCGCCAAACTGTTCGCGGAAGAAGGCGCCAAGGTCATCTGCGCCGACATCAAGAGCCATGAAGGCACCGCCGCCGAAATCGGTGATGCCGCCATCGCCATGGAAGCGGATGCAGGTTCCGAAGCCGATGTGAAGCGATTGGTGGACGAAGCCGTCGCCCGCTTCGGCGGCCTCGACATCATGTTCGCGAACGGCGGCATCTCCGGCGGACTCAAGGGCCTGTTCGATCAGACCCCGGAAGACTGGGCCGAAATCCTGCGCGTCAATTTGATCGGCCCCTTCCTCGCCATCAAACATGCGGCGCCCGTCATCAAGGAACGCGGCGGCGGCTCGATCATCTGCACCGCGTCCGTCGCGGGCATTCGCGCGGGCGCTGGAGGGCCAGCTTATTCGGCGTCCAAGGCGGGCGTCATCAACCTCGTGAAGACTGGCGCGGCGCAGCTCGTCGGATCGAACGTCCGCGTTAACGCCATCTGCCCCGGCCTGATCGAAACCGGCATGACGCAAATGATCTACGAACATGCGCGCGACCGGGGGAAGGAGGACAAGATCGGCCGCTTCAATCCGCTCCAGCGCGGCGGCGAGCCCATCGAAATCGCGCGCGCCGCCCTCTATCTTGCGTCCGAGGAGTCGAGCTACGTCAACGGCCATGCATTGGTCGTCGACGGTGGCCTCGCCGCGTCCTACCCGTTCACCAAATTGCTTTACGGCCAGACGGCCTTTTAA
- a CDS encoding SDR family NAD(P)-dependent oxidoreductase, with protein sequence MNLFDLTGKVAIITGSSRGIGRAIAEAMAEQGAKVVISSRKAEACAEAADAINARHGAGTAIVVPANISSKEELQNLVDETRAQLGRIDILVCNAASNPYYGPMGGITDDQFRKILDNNVLANHWLIQMVAPEMLERKEGSIIIVSSIGGLTSSTVIGAYNISKAADFQLARNLAAEFGPAGIRVNCIAPGLVRTDFAKALWENPDTLKAVTRHTPLRRIGEPHEIAGAAVFLAAPASSFMTGQTIIVDGGSTTGAGL encoded by the coding sequence ATGAACTTGTTCGACCTGACCGGAAAGGTCGCGATCATCACCGGCTCCTCGCGCGGCATCGGACGCGCCATTGCCGAGGCGATGGCCGAGCAGGGCGCGAAGGTGGTGATCTCCAGCCGCAAGGCAGAGGCCTGCGCCGAAGCCGCCGACGCAATCAACGCTAGGCATGGCGCTGGTACCGCGATCGTCGTCCCCGCCAACATCTCGTCGAAGGAGGAGCTTCAGAACCTCGTCGATGAAACGCGCGCACAACTTGGGCGGATCGACATCCTCGTCTGCAACGCCGCGTCCAACCCCTATTACGGGCCAATGGGCGGGATCACCGACGACCAGTTCCGCAAGATCCTCGACAATAATGTGCTGGCGAACCATTGGCTCATTCAGATGGTCGCGCCGGAAATGCTCGAGCGGAAGGAAGGTTCGATCATCATCGTGTCGTCGATCGGCGGCCTCACCAGTTCCACGGTGATCGGTGCCTACAACATTTCCAAAGCCGCCGATTTCCAGCTCGCCCGCAACCTCGCCGCCGAATTCGGTCCGGCGGGCATACGCGTCAATTGCATCGCGCCCGGTCTCGTCCGCACCGATTTCGCCAAGGCCTTGTGGGAAAATCCGGACACGCTGAAGGCCGTCACCCGCCACACGCCGCTGCGCCGCATCGGCGAGCCGCACGAAATCGCCGGTGCCGCCGTGTTTCTCGCCGCGCCCGCCTCCAGCTTCATGACCGGCCAGACGATCATCGTCGACGGCGGATCGACCACGGGAGCGGGACTGTGA